Proteins encoded within one genomic window of Halomonas sp. YLGW01:
- a CDS encoding NYN domain-containing protein — MATSPGDAPRVAVFVDVQNVYYTTRQAYGRHFDYHAFWARLASFGVVVIANAYAVDRGDARQRQFQAILRSIGFDVKLKPFIQRRDGSAKGDWDVGIALDAIEAAAEVDRVVLVSGDGDFDLLVNRMRQRHGVQVDVYGVPALTADSLIQAATTFVPIDEALLLGKAGIR, encoded by the coding sequence ATGGCTACATCGCCTGGCGACGCGCCCCGCGTCGCCGTCTTCGTCGACGTGCAAAACGTCTACTACACCACCCGTCAGGCCTATGGCCGTCACTTCGATTACCATGCCTTCTGGGCGCGTCTCGCGTCGTTCGGAGTCGTCGTGATCGCCAACGCCTATGCGGTGGATCGCGGTGATGCGCGACAGCGCCAGTTCCAGGCCATCCTGCGAAGCATCGGCTTCGACGTGAAACTCAAGCCCTTCATCCAGCGACGGGATGGCTCCGCCAAGGGCGACTGGGACGTCGGTATCGCCCTCGATGCCATCGAAGCGGCCGCCGAGGTCGATCGCGTCGTACTGGTGTCCGGTGATGGCGATTTCGATCTGCTGGTGAATCGCATGCGGCAGCGCCATGGTGTCCAGGTAGACGTTTACGGTGTGCCGGCCCTGACCGCCGATTCGCTGATTCAGGCCGCCACGACCTTCGTCCCCATCGACGAGGCTCTATTGTTGGGCAAGGCCGGCATCCGCTGA
- a CDS encoding glyceraldehyde-3-phosphate dehydrogenase, whose amino-acid sequence MSQQMLDTVFEEWQSNEALAEEMIPLLGKLYRQYNIVTSLYGRSLINQSVIRILKDHRFVKKVEGTELSVRDTFPLVKAMSELNLGPAHVDVGKLAVAFKRSQFNDVSAFLEQELAEIVGGHCEVKGNGEPKDVVLYGFGRIGRILARILVEKAGGGNLLRLRAIVVRGRGDLAKDLEKRASLLRRDSVHGPFSGTISVDHDNSALIVNGNYIKVIYANAPSEIDYTAYGIDKAIVVDNTGMWRDEEGLGQHLACKGVAKALLTAPGKGEVKNVVYGINHTDIAREDRIVSAASCTTNAIVPVLKALNDKFGIEHGHVETVHSYTNDQNLIDNYHKGDRRGRSAPLNMVLTETGAAKAVAKALPELSGKLTGNAIRVPTPNVSMAILNLNLHQGTDAESLNDHLRRMAIHSPMQKQIDFVDSSEVVSSDFVGNRHAGIVDAKATIAEDKNAVLYVWYDNEFGYSCQVVRILQHMSNVSFLAFPMDRD is encoded by the coding sequence GTGAGTCAGCAGATGCTCGATACCGTCTTCGAGGAATGGCAAAGCAATGAAGCACTGGCAGAGGAGATGATTCCGCTGCTGGGCAAGCTGTACCGCCAGTACAATATCGTTACCTCGCTTTACGGTCGCTCGCTGATTAATCAGTCGGTGATCCGCATCCTCAAGGACCATCGCTTCGTCAAGAAGGTCGAGGGCACCGAGCTTTCCGTCCGGGATACCTTTCCCTTGGTCAAGGCGATGAGCGAGCTCAATCTCGGGCCGGCGCATGTGGATGTCGGCAAGCTGGCGGTGGCCTTCAAGCGCAGCCAGTTCAATGATGTCTCGGCCTTCCTCGAGCAGGAGCTGGCCGAGATCGTCGGCGGGCACTGCGAGGTGAAGGGCAACGGCGAGCCCAAGGACGTGGTGCTCTATGGCTTTGGCCGCATCGGCCGCATCCTGGCGCGCATCCTGGTCGAGAAGGCCGGCGGCGGTAACCTACTGCGTCTGAGAGCCATCGTGGTGCGAGGGCGGGGCGATCTGGCCAAGGATCTGGAGAAGCGTGCCAGCCTGCTGCGACGTGATTCCGTGCACGGTCCCTTCTCGGGCACCATCAGCGTCGATCACGACAACAGCGCCCTGATCGTCAACGGCAACTACATCAAGGTGATCTACGCCAACGCCCCGAGCGAGATCGACTACACCGCCTATGGCATCGATAAGGCCATCGTGGTCGACAATACCGGCATGTGGCGTGACGAAGAGGGCCTGGGGCAGCATCTGGCCTGCAAGGGGGTGGCCAAGGCGCTCCTGACCGCCCCGGGCAAGGGAGAGGTCAAGAACGTCGTCTATGGCATCAATCACACCGACATCGCCCGCGAGGATCGCATCGTCTCGGCGGCGTCCTGCACCACCAACGCCATCGTCCCGGTCCTCAAGGCGCTCAACGACAAGTTCGGCATCGAGCACGGCCATGTGGAGACGGTGCACTCCTACACCAACGACCAGAACCTGATCGACAACTACCACAAGGGCGACCGTCGGGGTCGCAGCGCACCGCTGAACATGGTGCTGACCGAGACCGGGGCCGCCAAGGCCGTCGCCAAGGCGCTACCGGAACTGTCGGGCAAGCTGACGGGCAATGCCATCCGGGTGCCGACACCGAATGTGTCGATGGCGATCCTTAACTTGAACCTGCATCAGGGCACCGACGCCGAGTCGCTCAACGACCACCTGCGGCGCATGGCCATTCATTCCCCGATGCAGAAACAGATCGACTTCGTGGACTCGTCCGAGGTCGTGTCGTCGGACTTCGTCGGCAACCGGCATGCCGGCATCGTCGATGCCAAGGCCACCATTGCCGAGGACAAGAACGCGGTGCTCTATGTCTGGTACGACAACGAGTTCGGCTACAGCTGCCAGGTGGTTCGCATCCTGCAGCACATGTCCAACGTGAGCTTCCTCGCCTTCCCCATGGATCGCGACTGA
- a CDS encoding Lpp/OprI family alanine-zipper lipoprotein, producing the protein MSKSIKNTLKLTAAAASLAVLAGCASTGALEEVRMTAEEAKADAAQANSTANRALNTANQAQRDAQAAMQMAQENRQAMDRMFERSMRK; encoded by the coding sequence ATGTCTAAGTCCATCAAGAATACTCTGAAGCTGACCGCTGCAGCCGCCTCTCTGGCCGTTCTGGCGGGTTGTGCTTCTACCGGTGCTCTGGAAGAAGTTCGTATGACTGCCGAGGAAGCCAAGGCTGACGCCGCTCAGGCGAACAGCACTGCCAACCGTGCACTGAACACTGCCAACCAGGCTCAGCGCGACGCCCAGGCCGCCATGCAGATGGCCCAGGAAAACCGTCAGGCCATGGACCGCATGTTCGAGCGCTCCATGCGCAAGTAA
- a CDS encoding ion channel produces the protein MLNTMLSVGHLLVVIATLVTVVLCVLLHYEVSMALSRRMEHSTHSQRQRFLTLIFGLLGSHIAEIWAFAVTMELLLDLPGSGDVIGITAPGFLDLVYLSAINFTTLGYGDMVPSGPIRFIMGTEALTGFMLITWSASLTFLEMQKHWRTNHSD, from the coding sequence TTGCTGAACACCATGCTGTCTGTTGGCCACCTGCTGGTAGTGATCGCGACCCTCGTGACCGTCGTCCTCTGCGTACTGCTGCACTACGAGGTGTCCATGGCCCTGAGCCGGCGAATGGAGCACTCCACCCACTCGCAACGTCAGCGCTTCCTGACCTTGATCTTCGGGCTGCTGGGCAGCCATATCGCCGAAATCTGGGCCTTCGCAGTGACCATGGAGCTGCTGCTCGACCTGCCCGGCAGTGGCGACGTGATCGGCATCACGGCACCGGGATTCCTGGACCTCGTCTATCTGTCGGCGATCAACTTCACCACCCTGGGCTATGGCGACATGGTGCCGAGCGGTCCCATCCGCTTCATCATGGGCACGGAAGCCCTCACCGGCTTCATGCTGATCACCTGGTCGGCGTCACTGACCTTCCTCGAGATGCAGAAGCACTGGCGTACCAATCACTCGGACTAG
- the mfd gene encoding transcription-repair coupling factor gives MPHFSPLDPPRPQGVRDTLYWQAPQGSAAPLALARLADDAPLMIITADTASAQRLEDDLRFFAKVPVLPFPDWETLPYDSFSPHQDIVSSRLRTLRSLHQASEGIVIVPINTLMQRLPPTEYIAGQVLTLRVGMTIDREAFRDTLSRAGYRAVETVYEPGEYALRGALIDLFPMGSEAPLRLDLFDNELDTLRHFDPDTQRSEDKVEAVELLPAHEYPLTRSAIACFREGFETLFDVDPRQCPLYNDALKGIPSPGLEQHLPLFFEDTATLFDHLVDGTRVSLMPGVFEAAEHHWASIQSRFENLGVDPTRPLLPPHRAFVPVAEVFAAIKRSPRVELVTDEDHPHARASNTHAAPSVAINARAQQSLSALSSYLEAEAKTRALFVAESRGRREALEETLAPLGLSIPHVNGWSDFLATDHRLAITEGSLDAGLAIDEPALAIITETELYGEVVRQSRRREKATDDSELAIRHLSELRPGAPVVHHAHGVGRYLGLETLEAGGQAAEFVALEYANGARLYVPVDSLHLISRYAGASDELAPLHKLGSDQWDKAKKKAAEKVRDTAAELLDVYARREAREGFACDLPESEYARFAGSFPFEETPDQRAAIEAVIGDMTAPRPMDRVVCGDVGFGKTEVAMRAAFLAVNAGRQVVVLVPTTLLAQQHFENFRDRFADTAVQIELISRFTGGKSQDKALERIQDGRADIVIGTHKLLSKSMKLPNMGLLIIDEEHRFGVAQKERLKNLRAEVDILTLTATPIPRTLNMAMSGIRDLSIIATPPAKRLSVKTFVQQRNEPVIKEAILREILRGGQVYVLHNEVKTIETTAEQVRELVPEARVGVAHGQLPERSLERVMSDFYHKRFNVLVCSTIIETGIDVPSANTIVIERADKFGLAQLHQLRGRVGRSHHQAYAYLLTPPPRSMTKDAIKRLEAIGEAEDLGAGFTLASHDMEIRGAGELLGDEQSGQMETIGYSLYMQMLDRAVKAIRAGKTPNIEAPLDEGVEIKLNLPALIPDDYLHDVQQRLVMYKRIASAENATELKELQVELIDRFGLLPAPLKTLLRQTRLRQRAEQLGITRLEAGEQRGRVVFGSGTAVDPMTLVSLIQKDPVHYRLDGADTLRFEADMANEEARFQTVEGLLDRLNRKTEAA, from the coding sequence ATGCCGCATTTTTCACCACTCGACCCTCCTCGCCCCCAGGGGGTGCGCGACACGCTCTACTGGCAGGCGCCTCAGGGCAGCGCCGCACCGCTGGCCCTGGCGCGCCTGGCCGATGATGCGCCCTTGATGATCATCACCGCCGATACCGCCAGTGCCCAGCGCCTGGAAGATGACCTGCGGTTCTTCGCCAAGGTGCCGGTACTGCCCTTCCCCGACTGGGAGACGCTGCCCTATGACAGCTTCTCTCCTCATCAGGATATCGTCTCGTCACGCCTGCGCACCCTGAGAAGCCTGCACCAGGCCAGCGAAGGCATCGTGATCGTCCCCATCAACACCCTGATGCAGCGCCTGCCGCCCACCGAGTATATCGCCGGCCAGGTGCTGACCCTCAGGGTCGGCATGACGATCGATCGCGAGGCATTTCGCGACACCCTGTCCCGAGCCGGCTATCGAGCCGTGGAAACCGTCTATGAACCCGGCGAGTACGCCCTGCGCGGCGCCCTGATTGACCTGTTCCCGATGGGCAGCGAGGCACCGCTGCGCCTGGACCTGTTCGATAACGAGCTCGATACCCTACGCCACTTCGACCCGGACACCCAGCGCAGCGAGGATAAGGTCGAGGCCGTCGAGCTGCTGCCGGCTCACGAGTACCCCCTGACTCGCTCGGCCATCGCCTGCTTCCGCGAGGGCTTCGAGACCCTGTTCGATGTCGACCCGCGTCAATGCCCGCTCTACAACGATGCCCTCAAGGGGATCCCCTCCCCCGGCCTCGAACAGCATCTGCCGCTGTTCTTCGAGGACACCGCCACCCTCTTCGATCATCTGGTCGACGGCACCCGGGTCTCCCTGATGCCCGGCGTCTTCGAGGCCGCCGAGCACCACTGGGCATCGATCCAGAGCCGCTTCGAGAACCTGGGGGTCGACCCCACGCGCCCGCTACTGCCGCCTCACCGCGCCTTCGTGCCGGTGGCCGAAGTGTTCGCGGCGATCAAGCGGTCCCCGCGGGTCGAGCTGGTCACGGACGAAGATCACCCCCATGCACGGGCCAGCAACACGCACGCCGCCCCTTCGGTGGCCATCAATGCCCGCGCTCAGCAATCGCTTTCTGCGCTGTCGAGCTACCTGGAGGCCGAAGCGAAGACGCGCGCCCTGTTCGTCGCCGAATCCCGGGGGCGCCGCGAGGCCCTGGAAGAAACCCTGGCGCCACTGGGCCTGTCCATCCCCCATGTCAACGGCTGGAGTGACTTCCTCGCCACCGACCACCGCCTCGCCATCACCGAGGGCAGCCTGGACGCCGGCCTCGCCATCGACGAGCCGGCGCTCGCGATCATCACCGAGACCGAGCTCTACGGCGAGGTGGTGCGCCAGAGCCGGCGCCGCGAAAAGGCCACCGACGACAGCGAACTGGCCATTCGCCATCTCTCCGAACTGCGCCCCGGCGCCCCAGTGGTCCACCACGCCCATGGCGTCGGCCGCTACCTGGGCCTCGAGACCCTTGAGGCCGGCGGTCAGGCGGCGGAATTCGTGGCCCTGGAATATGCCAATGGCGCTCGCCTCTATGTCCCGGTCGACAGCCTGCACCTGATCTCCCGCTATGCCGGCGCCAGCGACGAACTGGCCCCGCTGCACAAGCTGGGCTCCGATCAGTGGGACAAGGCCAAGAAGAAGGCCGCAGAGAAGGTGCGGGACACCGCCGCCGAACTGCTCGACGTCTACGCCCGTCGCGAGGCGCGGGAAGGCTTCGCCTGCGATCTCCCGGAATCGGAGTATGCCCGCTTCGCCGGAAGCTTCCCGTTCGAGGAGACACCCGACCAGCGGGCCGCCATCGAGGCGGTGATCGGCGACATGACCGCGCCGCGGCCGATGGACCGCGTAGTCTGTGGCGATGTCGGCTTCGGCAAGACCGAGGTCGCCATGCGTGCCGCCTTCCTGGCGGTCAACGCCGGCCGGCAGGTGGTGGTGCTGGTGCCCACCACCCTGCTCGCCCAGCAGCATTTCGAGAACTTCCGCGACCGCTTCGCCGACACGGCGGTGCAGATCGAACTGATTTCCCGCTTCACCGGCGGCAAGAGCCAGGACAAGGCTCTCGAGCGCATCCAGGACGGGCGCGCCGACATCGTGATCGGCACCCATAAACTGCTGTCAAAGAGCATGAAGCTGCCCAACATGGGCCTCTTGATCATCGATGAGGAGCATCGTTTCGGGGTCGCCCAGAAGGAACGGCTGAAGAACCTGCGGGCCGAGGTCGACATCCTGACCCTCACCGCCACGCCGATTCCCCGCACCCTCAACATGGCCATGAGCGGCATTCGCGACCTGTCGATCATCGCCACGCCGCCGGCCAAGCGCCTGTCGGTCAAGACCTTCGTCCAGCAGCGCAACGAGCCGGTGATCAAAGAGGCGATCCTGCGAGAGATCCTCCGCGGCGGCCAGGTCTATGTGCTGCACAACGAGGTCAAGACCATCGAGACCACCGCCGAGCAGGTACGCGAACTGGTGCCCGAGGCGCGGGTCGGCGTGGCCCACGGCCAGCTCCCAGAGCGCAGTCTCGAGCGCGTCATGTCGGACTTCTATCACAAGCGCTTCAACGTGCTGGTCTGCTCCACCATCATCGAGACCGGCATCGATGTGCCGAGTGCCAACACCATCGTCATCGAGCGTGCCGACAAGTTCGGACTCGCTCAGCTTCACCAGCTGCGCGGTCGGGTCGGACGCAGTCACCACCAGGCCTATGCCTACCTGCTGACGCCGCCGCCGCGCAGCATGACCAAGGATGCGATCAAGCGCCTGGAGGCCATCGGCGAAGCCGAGGACCTGGGCGCCGGCTTCACCCTGGCCAGCCACGACATGGAGATTCGCGGCGCCGGCGAGCTGCTGGGGGACGAACAGAGCGGCCAGATGGAGACCATCGGCTATAGTCTCTACATGCAGATGCTGGACCGCGCCGTGAAGGCCATTCGTGCCGGCAAGACGCCCAATATCGAGGCCCCGCTGGACGAAGGGGTGGAAATCAAGCTCAACCTGCCGGCGCTGATCCCCGACGACTACCTGCACGACGTGCAGCAACGCCTGGTGATGTACAAACGCATCGCTAGCGCGGAAAATGCCACCGAGCTCAAGGAACTGCAGGTCGAGCTGATCGACCGCTTCGGCCTGCTGCCGGCCCCGCTCAAGACCCTGCTGCGCCAGACGCGTCTGCGTCAGCGGGCCGAACAGCTCGGCATCACCCGCCTGGAAGCCGGCGAGCAGCGCGGCCGGGTCGTTTTCGGCTCGGGCACCGCGGTCGATCCCATGACCCTGGTCAGCCTGATCCAGAAGGACCCCGTACATTATCGCCTCGACGGCGCCGACACCCTGCGCTTCGAGGCCGACATGGCCAACGAGGAGGCTCGCTTCCAGACAGTGGAAGGCCTGCTCGACCGACTCAACCGCAAGACCGAGGCGGCCTAG
- a CDS encoding L,D-transpeptidase → MLVDNASESLTVYQGQDVVERYSPVSVGRGGVKRLRREGDRSTPTGTFHINRVKLDSDFHIFLGLDFPTAAHAREAWDAGMMTAREYGDFMSDLRRTGQPPQDTVLGGYIGIHGLGEADPDIHRRFNWTQGCVAVTNSQIDRLADMVAIGTPVVIR, encoded by the coding sequence TTGCTCGTCGATAATGCGAGCGAGAGCCTGACCGTCTACCAGGGGCAGGACGTCGTCGAGCGCTACTCGCCGGTCTCGGTGGGGCGCGGGGGCGTGAAGCGCCTGCGGCGGGAAGGTGACCGCTCGACGCCGACGGGGACCTTCCATATCAACCGGGTCAAGCTTGACAGCGATTTCCATATTTTCCTGGGGCTCGACTTTCCCACGGCGGCTCACGCCCGTGAGGCCTGGGACGCCGGCATGATGACCGCGCGGGAGTATGGTGACTTCATGAGCGATCTTCGCAGAACGGGCCAGCCGCCGCAGGATACCGTGCTGGGTGGATACATCGGTATTCATGGGCTAGGTGAAGCCGATCCCGACATCCATCGGCGTTTCAACTGGACGCAGGGCTGTGTGGCGGTGACCAATTCGCAAATTGATCGCCTCGCCGACATGGTGGCGATTGGCACGCCGGTAGTGATCCGCTAG
- a CDS encoding DUF6586 family protein: protein MTSSGRTNQLLYQAELLLAVLAGNDEHAVARRQSAEEGALALLELSLNSALRELTEHARLPRHEWRELLAADASPVAELTQLRSLAAQPESWLGWLLGRLQALHGVDGAARREVASPMTIAVAGQRDLGDELAGCIAEFKATLARLRETSVEW from the coding sequence ATGACGTCAAGCGGTCGAACGAATCAGTTGCTCTACCAGGCTGAGCTGTTGCTGGCCGTCCTGGCGGGAAACGACGAGCACGCCGTGGCCCGTCGTCAGTCGGCTGAGGAGGGGGCGCTGGCGTTGCTCGAGCTTTCGCTGAATTCGGCGCTGCGCGAGCTGACCGAGCATGCGCGCCTGCCCCGTCACGAATGGCGGGAGCTGCTCGCCGCAGATGCTAGCCCCGTGGCCGAACTGACCCAGCTTCGCTCGCTGGCGGCGCAGCCGGAGAGTTGGCTTGGCTGGCTGCTGGGGCGCCTCCAGGCGCTGCATGGCGTGGATGGTGCGGCTCGGCGCGAGGTGGCAAGCCCGATGACCATCGCCGTGGCCGGACAGCGTGACCTGGGCGATGAGCTCGCGGGATGCATCGCCGAGTTCAAGGCGACCCTGGCGCGACTGCGCGAAACCAGCGTCGAGTGGTGA
- a CDS encoding L,D-transpeptidase family protein: MKARTHARDVTGPWRLTLAGLLLALPLSLTPITALGADDAQTPQGAEVSKDAGDQAWPQGHYPLPEDGDIVGETSTMIAEASDTLLDIGRRHGIGYEEMRRANPDVNVWYPGEGTEIVIPSRFILPPGAREGVVVNVAEMRIYFFPEPKDGETPRVETYPVSVGRMDWKTPLGTTSITQMVKNPAWYPPQSIIKEHAEDGRGELPRVVPAGPDNPLGSRKMRLNIPGYLIHGTNRPDGIGMRVTHGCIRMLPEDVEALFEKVGVGTQVRLINKPFKLGWSDGTLYVQAYPYLDEEDGTTVERITNALQQVDEEVTGLDYPVDYARLRDVVEVPGGLPVALEYTAPPEPTRPAKTLYERLELIAADTSETVNVRAAKALVERS, from the coding sequence ATGAAAGCAAGAACCCACGCCCGTGATGTCACGGGCCCCTGGCGTCTGACGCTTGCCGGCCTGCTGCTGGCCCTACCCCTGTCCTTGACGCCTATCACGGCACTGGGGGCAGATGACGCCCAGACGCCCCAAGGCGCCGAGGTGAGCAAGGACGCTGGCGACCAGGCCTGGCCGCAAGGCCACTACCCGCTGCCCGAGGACGGCGATATCGTCGGCGAGACCTCGACCATGATCGCCGAGGCCTCCGATACTCTGCTCGACATCGGTCGACGCCATGGCATCGGCTATGAAGAGATGCGACGCGCCAACCCGGATGTGAATGTCTGGTACCCCGGGGAAGGCACCGAGATCGTGATTCCCTCGCGCTTCATCCTGCCTCCCGGCGCGCGGGAAGGCGTGGTGGTGAACGTGGCCGAGATGCGCATCTACTTCTTCCCGGAACCCAAGGATGGCGAGACACCCCGCGTCGAGACCTACCCGGTCAGCGTCGGGCGCATGGACTGGAAGACGCCGCTGGGCACCACCTCGATCACCCAGATGGTCAAGAACCCGGCCTGGTACCCGCCCCAGTCGATCATCAAGGAACATGCCGAGGACGGCCGCGGCGAGCTGCCAAGGGTCGTACCGGCAGGCCCAGACAACCCACTGGGCTCACGCAAGATGCGCCTCAACATTCCCGGCTACCTGATCCATGGCACCAACCGTCCGGACGGGATCGGCATGCGGGTCACCCATGGCTGCATCCGCATGCTGCCGGAAGACGTCGAGGCCCTGTTCGAAAAGGTCGGCGTCGGCACCCAGGTCCGCCTGATCAACAAACCCTTCAAGCTGGGCTGGTCCGACGGCACCCTCTACGTCCAGGCCTACCCGTATCTGGACGAAGAGGATGGCACCACCGTCGAGCGCATCACCAATGCCCTACAGCAGGTCGACGAGGAGGTGACCGGGCTGGATTACCCCGTCGACTATGCTCGCCTGCGCGACGTGGTCGAGGTACCCGGCGGCCTGCCGGTGGCGCTCGAGTATACCGCTCCCCCCGAGCCGACACGCCCCGCCAAGACACTCTACGAGCGTCTGGAGCTGATCGCAGCCGATACGTCGGAGACCGTCAACGTGCGGGCGGCCAAGGCGCTCGTCGAGCGCAGCTGA
- a CDS encoding ATPase, T2SS/T4P/T4SS family, whose product MPRPVRQHLLKKLHTEMSETSGPRHTPSEAMALLDDAELARATDIHLDPLPASYRLRLRIDGMMVDAAEFDVDGGRQLVNQLKVMAGLDPLPSLLSAEGSFSASLRGKEFTLRVTAVNCFAGEKLAIRFLAPPLIFEDIEGLGISGEGVGWIKKWMDATGGMLLVTGPTGSGKTTTLYTLLHRLSLGDSQVMTLEDPVEYSIPGINQIQVDDAKGLGFYSGTLASLRLDPDYVLIGEIRDSASAQAAFGVSVSGRSVMGTLHSRDAVGAVSTLRQRGLEDEEIASNLGVVVAQRLVRRLCERCRRQEPISEHDASWLDASGLEVPERVWVASGCDECDGLGFRGRTGIFEVWQPTQGDHGQILRHIDEHKLRHELHARGERLMFRDGLDKAERGVTTLGELFRVGALLPV is encoded by the coding sequence ATGCCACGTCCCGTACGCCAGCACCTGCTGAAAAAGCTCCACACCGAAATGAGTGAGACATCCGGCCCTCGTCATACACCGTCTGAGGCCATGGCCCTGCTCGACGATGCGGAGCTGGCGCGGGCGACGGATATACATCTGGACCCCTTGCCGGCCAGCTATCGGCTGCGCCTGCGGATCGACGGCATGATGGTGGATGCCGCCGAGTTCGATGTCGACGGCGGCAGACAGCTGGTCAACCAGCTCAAGGTGATGGCCGGTCTCGATCCGCTGCCCTCCCTGTTGTCGGCGGAGGGCAGCTTCTCCGCTTCGCTGCGCGGAAAGGAGTTCACTCTGCGAGTGACGGCCGTGAACTGCTTCGCCGGAGAGAAGCTGGCGATTCGCTTTCTGGCACCTCCCCTGATCTTCGAGGACATCGAAGGCCTGGGCATCAGTGGCGAGGGGGTCGGCTGGATCAAGAAGTGGATGGATGCCACCGGAGGCATGTTGCTGGTCACGGGGCCTACCGGGTCGGGGAAGACCACCACCCTGTATACCCTGCTGCACCGCCTGTCGCTTGGCGATAGCCAGGTCATGACCCTCGAGGACCCCGTCGAGTACTCGATACCCGGGATCAACCAGATTCAGGTCGATGACGCCAAGGGGCTGGGTTTCTATTCCGGCACCCTGGCGTCCCTGCGTCTGGATCCGGACTATGTGCTGATTGGCGAGATTCGCGACAGCGCGTCCGCCCAGGCGGCCTTTGGCGTGTCGGTCAGTGGCCGATCCGTGATGGGGACGCTGCACAGCCGCGATGCGGTGGGAGCGGTTTCCACCCTGCGACAGCGCGGTCTCGAGGACGAGGAAATCGCGTCCAACCTGGGCGTGGTCGTCGCGCAGCGTCTGGTGCGTCGGCTGTGTGAGCGTTGTCGTCGACAGGAACCTATCAGTGAGCATGATGCCAGCTGGTTGGATGCGAGTGGTCTCGAGGTGCCAGAGCGGGTCTGGGTCGCGTCCGGCTGTGACGAATGCGACGGCCTGGGCTTCCGGGGGCGGACGGGGATCTTCGAAGTCTGGCAGCCGACACAGGGCGATCATGGCCAGATTCTCCGCCACATCGATGAACACAAACTGAGACACGAACTGCACGCGCGGGGAGAGCGCCTGATGTTTCGCGATGGGCTGGACAAGGCGGAGAGAGGGGTGACGACGCTGGGTGAGCTGTTCCGTGTCGGCGCCTTGCTGCCTGTCTGA